Proteins encoded in a region of the Populus nigra chromosome 3, ddPopNigr1.1, whole genome shotgun sequence genome:
- the LOC133688976 gene encoding RING-H2 finger protein ATL13-like: MNLVLLKINESTFISPTQQPYFLSQPPPQPNLDTDGFNLNTKVSPSLLLIIIILAIIFFVSGLLHLLVRFLLRPRNREYPDDLESVTALQGQLQQLFHLHDAGVDQTFIDALPVFQYKAIIGLKNPFDCAVCLCEFEPEDQLRLLPKCSHAFHIECIDTWLLSHSTCPLCRACLLSDFSPNNTRSPFVLVLESGSESSRELVNNREANVGRTSSVLTTHSNLGCHGDIDLGSSRLDISHKSSESLTKDDSVPKIVVDSGEKVVPVKLGKYRNVDVGEGSSTSNIDSRRCYSMGSFEYVLDENSSLQVPITTPMKKQSSKKTTLPLTPGHKLAMSECDCESRREFDGFEGLKSVEVHGSASIVASSGKTIGRSEKESFSRSKIWLRGKKEKQSSTGESSRRAFSFRFPVNKNVVADDDLKMRKGDSDVRRTNSEISFGRWENGGGQSGGNVLNQSCHRLELQEKTPSFARRTLLWLVGRQNKVVHSSFTPNV, encoded by the coding sequence ATGAACTTGGTTCTCCTTAAAATCAATGAAAGCACCTTTATTTCTCCAACCCAGCAACCATATTTTCTTTCTCAGCCACCACCGCAACCAAATCTTGATACCGATGGTTTCAACTTGAACACCAAGGTTAGTCCTAGTCTATTGCTTATCATTATTATTCTagctattattttctttgtttctggTTTGCTTCACCTCCTAGTGAGATTTCTTTTAAGACCACGTAATAGAGAGTACCCTGATGACTTAGAGAGTGTGACTGCTCTTCAAGGCCAATTGCAGCAACTCTTTCACCTTCACGATGCTGGTGTTGACCAGACATTTATAGATGCTCTCCCTGTGTTCCAATACAAAGCCATTATTGGATTGAAGAACCCTTTTGACTGTGCTGTTTGTTTGTGTGAATTTGAGCCTGAAGATCAGCTAAGATTGTTGCCAAAATGTAGTCATGCCTTTCACATAGAGTGTATAGACACATGGCTGTTGTCTCACTCCACTTGCCCTCTCTGTAGAGCATGCTTGCTTTCTGATTTCTCTCCAAACAATACCCGCTCTCcctttgttcttgttcttgaatCTGGAAGTGAGAGCTCAAGAGAGCTTGTTAATAACAGAGAGGCTAATGTTGGCAGAACCAGTTCAGTTTTGACTACACATTCCAATCTGGGTTGTCATGGAGACATTGATTTGGGATCATCGCGTTTGGATATTTCACATAAGTCAAGTGAAAGTTTGACAAAAGATGATTCTGTCCCCAAAATAGTAGTAGATTCAGGGGAGAAGGTTGTTCCTGTTAAGCTAGGGAAGTACAGGAATGTGGATGTTGGTGAAGGGAGTAGCACAAGTAATATTGATTCAAGAAGGTGCTATTCTATGGGGTCGTTTGAGTATGTATTGGATGAGAATTCTTCATTGCAAGTACCTATAACGACTCCAATGAAGAAACAGTCAAGCAAGAAGACGACTTTGCCTTTAACACCTGGTCACAAGCTAGCAATGTCTGAATGTGATTGTGAATCAAGAAGAGAATTTGATGGCTTTGAAGGTCTTAAGAGTGTTGAAGTTCATGGGAGTGCTAGTATTGTTGCTAGCAGTGGCAAAACCATTGGTAGAAGCGAGAAAGAGAGCTTTTCTAGATCAAAGATATGGCTCAGAGGGAAAAAGGAGAAGCAGAGTTCAACTGGGGAATCTTCAAGAAGGGCCTTTTCCTTTCGATTTCCAGTGAATAAAAATGTTGTTGCTGATGATGATTTGAAGATGAGGAAGGGGGATAGTGATGTGAGAAGGACTAATTCTGAAATAAGCTTTGGCAGGTGGGAAAATGGAGGTGGTCAATCGGGTGGTAATGTGCTGAATCAGAGTTGTCATAGATTggaattgcaagaaaaaacGCCTTCATTTGCAAGGAGGACTCTGCTTTGGCTTGTGGGGAGACAAAACAAGGTTGTTCACTCATCCTTTACACCTAATGTCTAG